A DNA window from Mya arenaria isolate MELC-2E11 chromosome 17, ASM2691426v1 contains the following coding sequences:
- the LOC128223324 gene encoding mucin-2-like: MKRCADLTTTPIKQIHYDHAYQTNKLDTTTSPTTPNSPDITTTPTTRIKPYIYTTLTTSNTPDTTTSTTTPNKQDTTTAPTTPNKPDITTTPTTPNKQDITTTPTTPNKPDITITPTTPNKQDITTAPTTPNKQDITTTPTTPNKQDITTTPTTPNKQDITTTPTTPNKQDITTTPTTPNKQDITTTPTTPNKQEITTTPTTPNKQEITTTPTTLNKPEFTTTPTTLNKPEFTTTPTTLNKPEFTTTPTTLNKQDITTTPTTLNKQDITITPTTLNKPEFTTTPTTLNKPEFTTTPTTLNKPEFTTTPTTPNKQDITITPTTLNKQDITITPTTLNKQDITITPTTLNKPEFSTTPTTLNKPEFTTTPTTPNKQDITITPTTPNKQDITITPTTLNKPEFTATPTTLNKPEFTTTPTTLNKPEFTTTPTTPNKQDITITPTTLNKPDKNMELCIKAGLKNFIFEIVTDKRLNVEKSTHLREIVVPSDYKTAKGSLFKARALNYCLMPTVNTLSPEDWIVHLDEETQITEEVVHGIVEFISKPNSKIGQGVIVYGGLEVENWITTLLDGIRTSKDYGILRLSFQFFRRPLHGLKGSFVVVKSSVEEEITFDFGPRECIAEDLRFALTAWDLGYKFDFVEGIMLEKSPFTMSDYAKQRNTAVKYSD; the protein is encoded by the exons CGGACTTAACGACCACgccaatcaaacaaatacacTACGACCACGCTtaccaaacaaataaattaGACACTACGACCTCGCCAACCACACCAAATTCACCAGACATTACGACAACGCCGACCACACGAATAAAACCATACATTTATACCACACTGACCACATCAAATACACCAGACACTACGACCTCGACAACCACTCCAAATAAACAAGACACTACGACCGCGCCGACCACTCCAAATAAACCAGACATTACGACCACGCCGACCACTCCAAATAAACAAGACATTACGACCACGCCGACCACTCCAAATAAACCAGACATTACGATCACGCCGACCACTCCAAATAAACAAGACATAACGACCGCGCCGACCACTCCAAATAAACAAGACATAACGACCACGCCGACCACACCAAATAAACAAGACATTACGACCACGCCGACCACACCAAATAAACAAGACATTACGACCACGCCGACCACACCAAATAAACAAGACATTACGACCACGCCGACCACACCAAATAAACAAGACATTACGACCACGCCGACCACTccaaataaacaagaaattacGACCACGCCGACCACTccaaataaacaagaaattacGACCACGCCGACCACTCTAAATAAACCAGAGTTTACGACCACGCCGACCACTCTAAATAAACCAGAGTTTACGACCACGCCGACCACTCTAAATAAACCAGAGTTTACGACCACGCCGACCACTCTAAATAAACAAGACATTACGACCACGCCAACCACTCTAAATAAACAAGACATTACGATCACGCCGACCACTCTAAATAAACCAGAGTTTACGACCACGCCGACCACTCTAAATAAACCAGAGTTTACGACCACGCCGACCACTCTAAATAAACCAGAGTTTACGACCACGCCGACCACTCCAAATAAACAAGACATTACGATCACGCCAACCACTCTAAATAAACAAGACATTACGATCACGCCAACCACTCTAAATAAACAAGACATAACGATCACGCCGACCACTCTAAATAAACCAGAGTTTTCGACCACGCCGACCACTCTAAATAAACCAGAGTTTACGACCACGCCGACCACTCCAAATAAACAAGACATTACGATCACGCCGACCACTCCAAATAAACAAGACATTACGATCACGCCGACCACTCTAAATAAACCAGAGTTTACGGCCACGCCGACCACTCTAAATAAACCAGAGTTTACGACCACGCCGACCACTCTAAATAAACCAGAGTTTACAACCACGCCTACCACTCCAAATAAACAAGACATTACGATCACGCCAACCACTCTAAATAAACCAGA CAAAAACATGGAACTGTGTATCAAGGCCGGCTTAAAGaacttcatttttgaaatcGTCACTGATAAACGTTTGAACGTAGAAAAGTCAACACATCTCCGTGAAATCGTAGTCCCTAGTGACTACAAAACAGCGAAAGGGTCTCTTTTTAAGGCAAGGGCGCTGAATTATTGTCTTATGCCCACTGTCAACACGCTTTCACCGGAAGACTGGATTGTCCATCTTGACGAAGAAACTCAAATAACGGAAGAAGTAGTTCACGGGATCGTTGAATTCATCAGCAAGCCAAATTCCAAAATCGGCCAAGGCGTGATTGTTTACGGAGGACTCGAAGTTGAGAACTGGATAACAACACTTTTGGATGGAATTCGTACCAGTAAGGACTATGGCATTCTGCGATTGTCTTTCCAGTTCTTCAGAAGACCACTTCACGGGCTCAAAGGCTCCTTTGTTGTTGTAAAGTCGTCTGTTGAGGAGGAAATTACGTTCGACTTTGGTCCACGTGAGTGTATAGCCGAGGATCTCCGATTCGCGCTGACGGCCTGGGATTTGGGATATAAGTTTGACTTTGTAGAGGGCATCATGCTGGAAAAGAGTCCGTTCACCATGTCAGACTACGCCAAGCAAC GAAACACCGCCGTGAAGTACTCCGACTGA